One region of Rana temporaria chromosome 9, aRanTem1.1, whole genome shotgun sequence genomic DNA includes:
- the LOC120914429 gene encoding olfactory receptor 6C74-like, whose product MYTNPSNHTTFIFFIITGISDIEEFQNLIFILVLFIYLLTLGGNMTILLLVCFDRHLHTPMYFFLANLSISDMSSSTITLHKSLVIHITGNKIISYSSCLAQMYMFASLTGHELFILTAMSYDRYVAICNPLRYHTIMSNNTCVLLAMCCWVLGFVVVIPPTVTVSGFICYTSNKINHFFCEMASLTMLTCSDTSVLELLNLTEGLIVATLLPFLLTFIPYIFIISTILRISSSTGRRKAFYTCSSHLTVVVLLYVILTCQYIVPTSTDSKKFFSLFNTAAVPMLNPLIYSLKNKDVMSALRRCLRWCRVKYGKTHGLERNI is encoded by the coding sequence ATGTACACAAATCCTTCAAATCACACCACCTTCATCTTTTTCATTATAACTGGAATTTCAGACATTGAAGAGTTTCAGAATCTGATCTTCATTCTCGTTTTGTTTATTTATCTCCTCACCCTTGGTGGTAACATGACCATTTTGCTTTTGGTCTGCTTTGATCGTCATCTCCATACTCCAATGTACTTTTTCTTAGCCAACTTGTCTATTTCAGACATGTCTTCCTCCACCATAACATTGCATAAGAGTCTTGTTATCCATATTACAGGAAACAAAATAATTTCTTATTCTAGTTGCTTGGCTCAAATGTATATGTTTGCATCACTAACAGGACATGAACTTTTTATACTGACAGCTATGAGCTATGATCGTTATGTGGCCATCTGCAACCCATTGCGTTATCACACTATCATGAGCAATAACACGTGTGTTCTGCTGGCCATGTGCTGTTGGGTGTTGGGTTTTGTAGTGGTCATTCCACCAACTGTCACTGTATCAGGATTTATATGCTATACCTCCAACAAAATCAATCATTTCTTTTGTGAGATGGCGTCACTTACAATGCTAACTTGCAGTGACACTTCCGTTCTGGAACTTCTGAACCTTACGGAAGGGCTAATTGTGGCAACACTCCTACCTTTCCTCCTGACTTTTATTCCCTACATATTCATTATATCTACCATATTAAGAATTTCATCCAGTACTGGTAGGCGTAAAGCCTTTTATACATGTTCCTCCCATCTCACTGTCGTTGTACTTCTCTATGTGATTCTAACTTGTCAGTATATCGTACCAACTTCTACAGACTCAAAAAAGTTTTTCTCGCTCTTTAACACAGCTGCTGTCCCAATGCTAAATCCATTGATCTACAGTTTAAAGAATAAAGATGTGATGTCAGCTCTTCGAAGATGTCTCAGATGGTGTAGGGTCAAGTATGGAAAAACACATGGGCTAGAAAGAAATATTTAA